A single Thermoanaerobaculia bacterium DNA region contains:
- a CDS encoding HD domain-containing phosphohydrolase: protein MAAEDLSTRARRTIEEFGTFAELSGNRLDEYKTFIVHLEQECLRGKPTPHLVEGLIKIHQTLTRFGDCYSAYKLTKRFMEHWRKRLHDDHWFQIAHLLAVTATNLGFLPEGEHLLQTTLQASRNREIPHVAMHQIFLDLGRIHQLQSEYHIAVQRFQDALHILDNTNQDDEVHILRVHSMIGISECMNALQEHQRALDVLSTILNIPLSRELLSRAYGIMVESLVSLNRWEKARSILYHQEPLDPEGFLPHRLTFHRMMGEQSDVLSTVRDYFKRPSSRCDLEEQRILREFLRSIRESMGSKEPIQFFRENELGRRSLVVLEHLVDRKDFYNQTGHGRRTRHLTERVSQHMGMNPGDDLVVAATLHDLGKVMLPFSLLNRIQELDLEDRELLENHAILGHEILSELNLQSAATFVLHHHERYDGLGYPYALKNVPSNENLLFLCSSYDAMIQPGPMRKGHLTRDHAIMHIKDQSGKAYHPELVSTFLTAIQ, encoded by the coding sequence ATGGCGGCGGAAGATCTAAGTACACGAGCCCGACGCACGATTGAAGAATTCGGTACCTTTGCCGAATTATCCGGAAATCGGCTCGACGAATATAAGACCTTCATCGTCCATCTGGAACAGGAATGTCTCAGAGGAAAACCAACTCCCCACCTGGTGGAAGGTCTAATTAAAATTCATCAGACCCTTACCAGGTTCGGGGACTGTTATTCGGCCTACAAGCTCACAAAGAGATTCATGGAGCACTGGCGGAAACGGTTGCACGACGACCACTGGTTTCAGATTGCCCATCTTCTTGCCGTCACAGCGACCAATCTTGGATTCCTCCCTGAGGGAGAACACCTCCTTCAAACAACTCTCCAGGCCAGCCGTAACAGAGAGATTCCCCATGTAGCCATGCATCAGATCTTTCTCGACCTGGGCCGTATTCATCAGCTTCAGAGCGAGTATCACATTGCCGTTCAACGCTTTCAGGACGCCCTTCATATTCTTGACAACACAAACCAGGATGATGAGGTTCATATACTTCGTGTCCATTCCATGATCGGGATCAGCGAATGCATGAACGCACTGCAGGAACACCAGCGTGCTCTGGATGTTCTCAGTACGATTCTGAATATTCCCCTTTCCAGAGAACTGCTCAGCCGGGCCTATGGAATCATGGTTGAATCTCTGGTTTCGTTGAATCGCTGGGAAAAAGCGCGTTCCATCCTCTATCATCAGGAACCTCTGGATCCGGAAGGATTCCTGCCCCACCGTCTGACCTTTCATCGCATGATGGGCGAACAAAGCGATGTGCTTTCCACGGTTCGAGACTATTTTAAAAGGCCATCTTCTCGATGCGACCTCGAAGAACAGCGCATACTCAGAGAGTTTCTCCGTTCCATTCGTGAGTCGATGGGGTCAAAAGAGCCCATTCAGTTCTTCAGGGAGAATGAACTGGGACGGCGATCTCTGGTCGTTCTGGAGCATCTGGTAGATCGGAAAGATTTTTATAACCAGACCGGCCATGGAAGACGCACGAGACATCTCACGGAAAGGGTAAGCCAGCACATGGGAATGAATCCGGGGGATGATCTCGTCGTCGCTGCAACGCTTCATGATCTCGGCAAAGTCATGCTGCCCTTTTCGCTTTTAAACCGCATCCAGGAGCTTGACCTTGAGGATAGAGAACTCCTTGAAAACCATGCAATCCTGGGTCATGAAATTCTGAGCGAATTAAATCTCCAAAGTGCCGCAACATTCGTGCTGCATCACCACGAGCGATATGATGGTCTCGGATACCCGTACGCCTTGAAAAATGTCCCTTCAAACGAAAACCTGCTCTTTCTTTGCTCTTCCTACGATGCAATGATTCAGCCGGGTCCCATGAGAAAGGGCCACCTGACGCGGGACCATGCGATCATGCACATCAAGGATCAGTCGGGGAAGGCCTACCATCCGGAGCTTGTCTCTACCTTTCTGACTGCGATTCAATGA
- a CDS encoding 3-hydroxybutyryl-CoA dehydrogenase, translating to MEISKIAVMGTGTMGRGIVQVAAAAGYTVFAVDVAQDILAKSQQRIEAGIAKWVEKGKITEDAGKAMASAITYTTDLHQISDVDLVVEAIVEQVEIKVELFSTLDTICKPETILASNTSSISITQLAAATHRPGQVIGMHFMNPVPLMKLVEIIRGLETSDDTYRIVQSASEKMGKTPVEVNDSAGFVSNRVLMPMINEAIFCLYEGVGTAEAIDTVMKLGMNHPMGPLALADLIGLDVCLDILHVLYEEFKDPKYRPCPLLVKMVRAGKLGKKTGQGFYSYGG from the coding sequence ATGGAAATTTCGAAGATCGCCGTAATGGGAACAGGTACCATGGGGCGGGGGATTGTCCAGGTGGCCGCCGCCGCCGGTTACACTGTCTTTGCTGTGGATGTGGCGCAGGATATTCTTGCGAAATCACAGCAGAGAATCGAAGCGGGTATTGCCAAGTGGGTTGAAAAAGGGAAAATTACAGAGGATGCAGGCAAAGCCATGGCTTCCGCCATTACCTATACGACCGACCTTCACCAGATTTCCGACGTTGACCTGGTTGTTGAAGCGATTGTGGAACAAGTCGAGATCAAGGTCGAGCTCTTCTCAACCCTGGATACGATCTGCAAGCCGGAAACGATCCTGGCATCCAACACGTCCTCCATCTCCATTACTCAGCTGGCTGCGGCGACCCATCGTCCCGGGCAGGTGATCGGGATGCATTTTATGAATCCCGTCCCTCTGATGAAGCTCGTCGAGATCATACGGGGTCTGGAAACTTCAGATGATACCTATAGGATCGTCCAGTCAGCTTCAGAAAAGATGGGCAAGACACCGGTAGAAGTGAATGATTCCGCCGGATTTGTTTCGAACAGGGTTTTAATGCCCATGATTAATGAGGCCATCTTCTGCCTGTATGAGGGAGTGGGGACGGCCGAGGCCATCGATACGGTCATGAAACTTGGCATGAATCATCCCATGGGTCCTCTGGCCCTGGCGGATCTGATCGGACTTGACGTTTGTCTGGATATTCTTCATGTCCTCTATGAAGAGTTCAAAGACCCGAAGTATCGTCCATGCCCTCTTCTGGTGAAGATGGTACGGGCGGGAAAACTGGGGAAAAAGACCGGACAGGGATTCTATTCCTACGGAGGCTAA
- a CDS encoding tetratricopeptide repeat protein: protein MYCQVCGARNGDDAEYCHRCRSLLLILSGPDQGDDFFGSVPIEEHLLERISALEDKVLRMEEALYAMLQSLRSQDQSLLAGQAGLQAIRDILEEKGVLEGDSFLKVWEDRLNTQVLSRERAEKVEDRLEQIKTAFGGQSEDEFVQYLLDAVKAFDASDDLRGFKHLGAASKLDRKNVELLSLIGELHTLSGNYREARVYLERARKLDPRNFQVNFNLALGRFYDGDLAGAQSNLEICLQNNLNPFLVHFTLGMLHFHEGNYPEAEIYLSIAYEARRHPQVSMMLGTVLYELGKARDAIRVLKDTVEEDPGNEEARFLLGLCYLDRNWTQKAAQEFRRALKANPGRMEIQQALLMSRVWKELAGIPETTQAGRLCHQADELLASGKVKQALRLFRKAIESDPENHSIAVGYVVAALQARQYPLVLSLCQRLLRMDLPEVLSAPLYAALLYALRGLERHHDGVRFAREMERHTHVPYARTIANMELAYHLAQLGRELDEAYLRAREALKGAPDELVGECYDTLGWVSFKMGKLEEAHKNLKRSVKVQANPHNLLHLGMVCLQMGRRDEARQSFQNARKSKDRATDVHRVLWDHLKNGLRRKER from the coding sequence ATGTACTGCCAGGTGTGCGGAGCGCGCAACGGGGATGATGCGGAATATTGTCACCGTTGCCGTTCCCTCCTCCTGATCCTTTCGGGTCCGGATCAGGGAGACGATTTCTTTGGGAGCGTCCCGATTGAAGAACATCTCCTTGAGCGGATCTCCGCTCTGGAGGATAAAGTTCTGAGAATGGAAGAAGCACTTTATGCCATGCTCCAGAGTCTCCGGTCTCAGGATCAGAGCCTGCTGGCAGGCCAGGCGGGTCTGCAGGCTATCCGGGACATCCTGGAAGAAAAGGGTGTGCTTGAAGGAGATAGTTTCCTTAAAGTATGGGAAGACCGATTGAACACGCAGGTTCTTTCCAGAGAGCGGGCAGAAAAGGTCGAAGATCGGCTGGAGCAGATTAAAACGGCTTTCGGCGGTCAGAGTGAAGATGAATTTGTACAGTACCTTCTTGACGCTGTGAAAGCATTTGATGCGTCTGATGATCTTCGCGGATTTAAACATCTCGGAGCAGCCAGTAAGCTGGATCGAAAAAATGTAGAACTGCTTTCCCTGATTGGTGAACTGCATACGCTTTCTGGAAACTACCGGGAAGCTCGCGTTTACCTTGAACGAGCCAGGAAACTGGATCCGCGCAACTTTCAGGTGAATTTCAACCTGGCGCTGGGCAGATTTTACGATGGAGATCTGGCCGGCGCTCAGTCCAATCTCGAGATATGTCTACAGAACAACCTGAACCCTTTCCTTGTTCATTTTACCCTCGGGATGCTCCATTTTCATGAAGGAAATTATCCGGAAGCAGAGATTTACCTGTCCATAGCCTATGAGGCAAGGCGGCACCCCCAGGTATCGATGATGCTCGGAACAGTACTCTATGAACTGGGTAAGGCAAGGGATGCAATTCGAGTGTTAAAAGATACGGTAGAAGAGGATCCGGGAAATGAAGAGGCGCGATTTTTGCTGGGTCTTTGCTACCTTGACCGGAACTGGACACAAAAAGCCGCACAGGAATTTCGACGAGCCCTGAAGGCGAATCCCGGCCGGATGGAGATCCAGCAGGCCCTTTTAATGAGCAGAGTCTGGAAGGAACTGGCCGGAATCCCTGAAACCACTCAAGCTGGGCGTCTTTGCCATCAGGCAGATGAATTGTTGGCCAGCGGCAAGGTAAAACAAGCCTTGCGACTTTTCCGTAAGGCCATAGAAAGTGATCCGGAAAATCACTCCATTGCCGTGGGTTATGTCGTAGCGGCACTGCAGGCGCGCCAATACCCTCTTGTTTTAAGCCTGTGCCAGAGACTTCTGCGGATGGATCTGCCTGAAGTGCTGTCGGCTCCCCTCTATGCTGCTCTTCTATACGCGCTGCGTGGATTGGAACGTCATCATGACGGTGTCCGTTTTGCCCGGGAGATGGAACGTCACACCCATGTTCCCTATGCCAGAACCATTGCCAATATGGAGCTGGCCTATCATCTGGCACAACTGGGACGGGAACTGGATGAGGCATACTTGCGGGCTCGCGAAGCTCTCAAAGGGGCACCTGATGAGCTGGTGGGGGAGTGTTATGATACGCTGGGCTGGGTTTCCTTCAAAATGGGGAAGCTGGAAGAAGCCCATAAAAATCTCAAACGTTCCGTGAAAGTTCAGGCCAATCCGCACAATCTTCTTCATCTCGGTATGGTTTGCCTCCAGATGGGAAGACGGGATGAAGCGAGACAATCTTTCCAGAACGCAAGAAAGAGTAAGGACCGTGCAACCGATGTTCACCGTGTCCTGTGGGATCATCTTAAGAATGGTTTGAGGAGAAAAGAACGATGA
- the selB gene encoding selenocysteine-specific translation elongation factor yields the protein MKRAILATAGHVDHGKTALLKALTGIDCDRWKEEKERGITIDLGFAFMQKDDLQIGFVDVPGHEKFIKNMLAGAGGVDAFLLVVSAEEGIKPQTVEHVEILKILGVTSGLCALTKVDTMDEELSDLVEEEVNDFLQSQFPEPIPIIRTSARDGTGIQHLHDRLIQFVSELSTRSDTSHPSRLPLDRAFILKGIGVVVTGSLVRGTISSGDRLVLLPEGREVRVRSLQVHGKIRDRAVAPERTSANLSGLELENLERGQILVSESYPNTRTILLEGRFYEDVKDNQRVRVHHFTREIFGRLHLRPGISRFQILLESPLPALRGDHIVIRKYSPQTLLGGGTILDTTLPKLHPRRHTMETIASLPQGDVRGWRDLWLTVAGPRGIAQNDWPYISGFANQSYDRDPSPASEVSIGSRNYHGDTLMALQSKLIHTLDRVRKANPLVEGIPISELRTRLHLTNDDLITYLAQAAGFTVERGAVYPEPSSTSCREGADELERLLEYLKSQGTFVEQATLPATLKLSEKECTTLLSLGVKQGSVVRLGGGLCLHREIIDSLVQRLTDQGWTEFSVADVKNVLGLSRKYVIPFLEFLDGSRITVRKGDKRVFVTRKKQIAES from the coding sequence ATGAAGCGCGCCATCCTTGCGACGGCGGGACATGTCGACCACGGAAAAACCGCCCTCCTGAAAGCCCTGACAGGAATTGACTGCGATCGTTGGAAAGAGGAAAAGGAGCGGGGTATCACCATTGATCTTGGATTTGCATTTATGCAGAAGGATGATCTGCAGATAGGTTTTGTGGATGTTCCCGGACACGAGAAGTTCATTAAAAACATGCTGGCAGGAGCGGGGGGCGTTGATGCGTTTCTCCTTGTAGTATCTGCTGAAGAGGGAATCAAGCCTCAAACTGTTGAACATGTTGAAATACTGAAAATACTCGGAGTAACGAGTGGACTCTGCGCCCTCACAAAAGTCGACACCATGGATGAGGAACTGAGTGATCTGGTAGAGGAAGAAGTGAATGATTTCCTTCAGTCCCAATTTCCCGAACCGATTCCCATCATCCGCACATCAGCCCGGGACGGTACAGGTATCCAGCATCTTCATGATCGCCTTATCCAATTTGTTTCCGAATTGTCAACCCGCTCAGATACGTCCCACCCTTCCCGCCTCCCGCTGGATCGAGCCTTTATCCTGAAAGGAATTGGCGTTGTGGTAACGGGATCACTCGTCCGTGGAACGATCTCTTCGGGGGATCGCCTTGTTCTTCTTCCCGAAGGACGCGAAGTACGAGTCCGATCGCTGCAGGTTCATGGAAAAATCCGAGACCGGGCAGTTGCTCCGGAACGCACCTCCGCCAATCTCTCAGGGCTCGAACTGGAGAACCTTGAACGGGGTCAAATCCTGGTTTCTGAATCCTATCCGAATACACGAACGATCCTTCTTGAGGGGCGGTTCTACGAAGACGTGAAAGATAACCAGCGGGTCCGGGTTCACCATTTTACCCGGGAGATCTTCGGTCGCCTCCACCTTCGTCCTGGAATCTCGCGATTCCAGATCCTTCTTGAATCTCCCCTGCCTGCCCTGAGAGGAGACCATATTGTGATCCGGAAGTATTCCCCACAAACTCTTCTCGGAGGCGGGACCATTCTGGATACGACTCTCCCCAAGCTTCATCCCCGACGACATACAATGGAAACGATCGCATCCCTTCCACAGGGGGATGTCAGGGGATGGAGAGATCTCTGGCTTACCGTTGCCGGCCCCAGGGGCATTGCACAAAATGATTGGCCCTACATTTCGGGATTCGCGAATCAAAGCTACGATCGCGACCCCTCCCCCGCGTCAGAGGTTTCCATCGGAAGCCGAAATTATCACGGGGATACTCTTATGGCACTTCAATCGAAGTTGATCCATACTCTTGACCGGGTCAGGAAAGCAAACCCGCTGGTGGAAGGGATCCCCATCTCTGAACTCCGAACTCGTCTTCACCTTACCAATGACGACTTGATTACGTACCTGGCCCAGGCGGCCGGTTTCACCGTAGAGAGAGGTGCAGTCTACCCTGAACCTTCATCCACTTCCTGCAGGGAAGGTGCAGACGAGCTTGAACGGCTTCTGGAGTACCTGAAATCCCAGGGAACATTCGTGGAACAGGCAACCCTGCCCGCCACTCTGAAATTATCGGAGAAAGAATGCACAACTCTTCTCTCTCTGGGTGTCAAACAGGGATCCGTCGTTCGTCTGGGAGGCGGCCTTTGCCTGCACAGGGAAATCATTGACTCCCTGGTTCAGCGGTTAACGGATCAGGGGTGGACTGAATTCAGCGTCGCCGATGTGAAAAATGTCCTGGGATTGTCGCGGAAATACGTTATTCCTTTTCTGGAGTTTTTAGATGGATCCAGAATTACCGTTCGAAAGGGAGATAAACGGGTTTTTGTTACCCGAAAAAAACAGATCGCCGAATCATAA
- a CDS encoding sigma 54-interacting transcriptional regulator, with the protein MPFLVYTENEEWKVWSIPEGQTSLGRDDSADLILRSNHVSRNHCALSFDKDGPCIEDLGSKNGTIVNDQKIDSVYRLRDGDVLRLGDVILVYMDEISDRFSIRIGQWKLDRDTMELSLEKKGPLGKYSELLESVRKNFPGDYQAVLHSVNQLFHFEGSAFLRIEEGTVTVEGLVAGTGGLPLSRAYIRDHLRLQRPVLSCRMDWEEGSTLSESYAQGLLLLPLPGGYAFYGVSREVLTISPEECGLIAEILGLCIRSKIWGEEVTRLRRETELVNRQESNREFAFIGSAPSMVEVLKTMRSALESDATILITGESGTGKGLLARMIHSLSPRRDFGFVAINCSAIPDTLFEAEMFGTVKGAATDVREREGYFILADRGTLFLDEISNLSPAGQAKLLKAIEEKWILPVGATIPRKIDTRILVASNANLKQLVDEKKFRNDLYYRLNILELAIPPLRERREDILLLADYFLKDLARQYRQAPPRLDVQAARILESYPWPGNVRELRNIMERLVLLFPDHAVQEKDLSPLLKPVGNKGDVFAFSESMSWKEFKHRLTGIYLEKILAQNDGNIRCAAKAAGMTYRNFLYLLDKQKKPYPEEM; encoded by the coding sequence ATGCCCTTCCTTGTCTATACCGAAAATGAGGAATGGAAAGTCTGGTCGATCCCCGAAGGACAAACCAGCCTGGGACGAGACGATTCGGCAGATCTGATTCTCAGGTCCAATCACGTATCAAGGAACCATTGTGCTCTTTCCTTTGATAAGGATGGTCCCTGCATTGAGGATCTCGGCAGCAAGAATGGAACGATCGTCAACGATCAGAAGATCGATTCGGTTTACAGATTGAGAGATGGGGATGTGCTCAGGCTCGGGGACGTCATTTTAGTCTACATGGATGAGATCTCTGATCGCTTTTCCATCAGGATCGGACAGTGGAAGCTGGACCGCGACACGATGGAGCTTTCCCTGGAGAAAAAAGGTCCCCTTGGAAAATATTCAGAACTTCTGGAAAGTGTGCGAAAGAATTTTCCCGGAGATTACCAGGCTGTGCTGCACAGTGTAAATCAGCTGTTTCACTTTGAAGGGTCGGCATTCCTGAGAATTGAGGAAGGAACCGTTACCGTGGAGGGACTTGTCGCGGGAACGGGAGGCCTTCCTCTTTCCAGAGCCTATATTCGCGATCATCTGCGTCTGCAACGACCCGTACTTTCCTGCAGGATGGATTGGGAGGAAGGATCTACACTTTCTGAATCCTATGCTCAGGGGCTCTTACTTCTGCCCCTTCCGGGTGGATATGCATTCTATGGGGTCAGTAGAGAGGTGTTGACGATTTCTCCGGAGGAGTGTGGGCTTATTGCCGAAATCCTGGGGCTCTGCATCCGAAGCAAGATCTGGGGTGAGGAAGTGACCCGGCTCCGAAGGGAGACAGAACTTGTGAACCGGCAGGAGTCGAACAGAGAATTCGCATTTATCGGGTCGGCTCCATCTATGGTTGAAGTCCTTAAAACCATGAGATCCGCTCTTGAGTCCGATGCTACGATTCTGATCACGGGAGAATCAGGAACGGGAAAGGGACTCCTTGCCCGCATGATCCATTCACTCTCCCCCCGCCGGGATTTTGGATTTGTTGCAATCAATTGCAGTGCCATTCCGGATACGCTCTTCGAGGCGGAAATGTTTGGGACCGTCAAGGGTGCAGCTACAGATGTTCGGGAGCGTGAAGGATATTTCATTCTGGCAGATCGGGGGACACTCTTTCTGGATGAGATATCCAACCTATCTCCGGCCGGACAGGCCAAACTCCTCAAAGCTATAGAAGAAAAGTGGATTCTTCCCGTGGGGGCGACAATACCAAGAAAAATTGATACCAGAATTCTTGTGGCTTCCAACGCGAATCTAAAACAGCTGGTTGATGAAAAGAAGTTCAGAAACGATCTTTATTACCGCCTCAATATCCTGGAACTGGCCATTCCTCCCCTTCGAGAACGTCGAGAGGATATCCTGTTGCTCGCCGACTACTTTCTCAAAGACCTGGCCCGCCAGTACCGTCAGGCACCGCCGCGTCTGGATGTGCAGGCGGCACGAATTCTTGAGTCGTATCCCTGGCCCGGGAATGTCCGTGAGTTGCGCAATATTATGGAACGGCTGGTTCTTCTCTTCCCCGATCATGCAGTACAGGAAAAGGATCTCTCCCCCCTTCTCAAGCCAGTTGGCAACAAGGGGGATGTATTTGCCTTTTCGGAATCGATGTCATGGAAAGAATTCAAACACCGGTTGACAGGTATCTATCTCGAAAAAATTCTGGCACAGAATGACGGAAACATTCGTTGTGCCGCCAAAGCCGCAGGAATGACCTACCGCAACTTTCTCTACCTGTTGGACAAACAGAAGAAACCGTACCCGGAGGAAATGTAG
- a CDS encoding proline--tRNA ligase, with protein MKYSRFFIPTLREAPAEAEVVSHGLMLRAGMIQKVAAGIYDYLPLGLRSIKKLEAIIREEMNGIGGAELLMPAISPSELWVESGRWFQYGKELLRMQDRHDREFCFGPTHEEVITDIVRKHVRSYRQLPITLYQIQTKFRDEIRPRFGLMRGREFIMKDAYSFHATRESLDETYQDMHRAYCRIFERCRLDYTRVEADTGSIGGSESHEFMVLAGTGEDVVFHCPSCGYGANAEKAETAGIGVPLAPHSKNQAVQEVPTPGVHTVEEVAAFLNVPLTEIIKTLILETDREFVAVLIRGDREVNEIKVKNYLGCSHIQMAGPDKIEKLTGGPVGFSGPVGLKGVRILADLSLEGMKDGVSGGNRLDTHLLHVDLERDVSIEDWADFRMAAEGDPCPRCGASLTMFRGIEVGHIFKLGTKYSEPMKCLFLDEAQQEQSMIMGCYGLGVGRTVAAAIEQSHDEKGIVWPIPLAPFVTTVLPLNPNDSSVADRAEKYYQDLQARGMDALHDDRNERAGIKFHDAELMGIPFQLIVGSRGLERETVEIGIRKTGEKIEVHQNDAIQKISELIED; from the coding sequence ATGAAATATTCCCGGTTTTTTATTCCCACATTGCGGGAAGCGCCGGCTGAAGCTGAGGTTGTATCCCATGGATTGATGCTCAGAGCCGGAATGATCCAGAAAGTGGCTGCCGGTATCTATGATTACCTTCCCCTCGGTCTGCGAAGCATAAAGAAACTGGAAGCTATCATCAGAGAGGAAATGAATGGAATTGGGGGAGCCGAACTTCTCATGCCCGCCATTTCCCCCTCTGAATTATGGGTTGAAAGTGGACGATGGTTTCAGTACGGGAAGGAATTGCTTCGGATGCAGGATCGCCACGACCGTGAATTCTGTTTCGGACCCACCCATGAAGAGGTGATCACGGATATCGTAAGAAAACATGTCCGGTCCTATCGTCAGCTTCCCATCACGTTATACCAGATTCAAACCAAATTCCGGGATGAAATTCGACCCCGGTTTGGTCTGATGCGCGGTCGTGAATTCATAATGAAAGATGCCTATTCCTTCCATGCAACCCGCGAATCCCTGGACGAGACCTATCAGGATATGCATCGGGCCTATTGTCGAATCTTTGAACGGTGTCGCCTGGACTACACGCGGGTGGAAGCTGATACAGGTTCCATTGGCGGAAGCGAATCGCATGAGTTTATGGTTCTGGCTGGAACAGGGGAGGATGTAGTATTCCATTGCCCCTCCTGTGGCTATGGCGCGAACGCGGAAAAGGCGGAGACTGCCGGAATCGGTGTTCCCCTTGCACCACACAGTAAAAACCAGGCCGTTCAGGAGGTACCGACACCGGGTGTCCACACCGTGGAAGAAGTTGCGGCCTTTCTGAATGTACCGTTAACCGAAATCATCAAGACGCTGATACTGGAGACGGACAGGGAATTTGTGGCAGTGCTCATCCGGGGAGATCGGGAAGTGAACGAAATCAAGGTCAAAAACTACCTTGGATGCAGCCACATTCAGATGGCCGGACCCGATAAGATCGAAAAGCTTACCGGGGGACCGGTTGGGTTTTCCGGTCCCGTTGGTTTGAAGGGGGTAAGGATTCTGGCTGATCTGAGCCTTGAGGGTATGAAAGATGGTGTTTCGGGAGGGAATCGATTGGATACTCACCTTCTCCATGTCGACCTGGAACGGGATGTTTCAATCGAGGACTGGGCCGATTTTCGCATGGCGGCAGAAGGAGATCCCTGTCCACGATGCGGGGCTTCCCTGACGATGTTCCGGGGAATTGAAGTCGGTCATATCTTCAAGCTGGGCACCAAATACTCAGAACCCATGAAGTGCCTGTTTCTTGATGAGGCTCAGCAGGAACAATCCATGATTATGGGGTGTTACGGCTTAGGGGTAGGAAGAACCGTTGCCGCCGCCATCGAACAGAGCCACGATGAAAAGGGCATTGTGTGGCCCATTCCTCTGGCTCCCTTTGTGACGACCGTCCTGCCGCTGAACCCGAATGATTCCAGTGTGGCAGATCGAGCTGAGAAATATTACCAGGACCTTCAGGCCAGGGGCATGGATGCGCTCCATGACGATCGAAATGAGCGGGCAGGGATAAAATTTCATGACGCTGAACTGATGGGCATTCCCTTTCAGCTGATTGTAGGTTCCAGAGGGCTGGAGCGGGAAACTGTCGAAATTGGCATCCGAAAAACAGGGGAGAAAATTGAGGTTCATCAAAATGATGCAATTCAGAAAATTTCGGAACTTATCGAAGATTAG